Proteins from a single region of Oncorhynchus tshawytscha isolate Ot180627B linkage group LG03, Otsh_v2.0, whole genome shotgun sequence:
- the fhl3a gene encoding four and a half LIM domains protein 3, translated as MSGDTTREVGFECQVAKVHSTADITSGMEQVTMSDRFDCDNCKESLYGRKYIQADGGEGDNPYCIPCYDSLFANTCDECKELIGHDARELFYEDRHYHEHCFRCFRCDRSLADEPFTSQDEALLCNDCYCNEFSSKCVACDKTVMPGTRKLEYGGSTWHEGCFICHSCEQPIGSKSFIPDKDEHYCVSCYEDKFAPRCTRCKKALAKGGVTYRDEPWHKECFVCTGCKVQLAGQHFTSREDNPYCLKCFGSLYSKKCEACSKPITGFGGGKYISFEERQWHQPCFTCTECSVSLVGAGFFPNGDQILCRDCNTNSNL; from the exons GGATGGAACAAGTCACAATGAGCGACCGGTTCGATTGCGACAACTGCAAGGAGTCCCTGTACGGACGCAAGTACATCCAGGCAGacgggggagagggggacaaccCCTACTGCATCCCCTGTTACGACAGCCTGTTCGCCAACACCTGCGACGAGTGCAAGGAGCTAATCGGCCATGACGCCAGG GAGCTGTTCTACGAGGACAGGCACTACCACGAGCACTGTTTCCGTTGTTTCCGCTGTGACCGCTCGCTGGCGGACGAGCCCTTCACCAGCCAGGACGAGGCCCTGCTGTGCAACGACTGCTACTGCAACGAGTTCTCGTCCAAGTGTGTGGCCTGTGACAAGACTGTCATGCCAG GCACGAGGAAGTTGGAGTATGGTGGCTCCACATGGCACGAGGGCTGTTTTATCTGCCACAGCTGTGAGCAGCCCATCGGCTCTAAGTCATTCATCCCAGACAAGGATGAACACTACTGTGTGTCCTGCTATGAGGATAAGTTCGCCCCGCGCTGCACCCGCTGCAAAAAG gcCCTGGCTAAAGGGGGTGTGACATATCGGGATGAGCCATGGCACAAGGAGTGCTTTGTGTGTACGGGCTGCAAGGTGCAGCTGGCAGGGCAGCACTTCACCTCGCGTGAAGACAACCCCTACTGCCTCAAGTGCTTCGGCAGCCTATACTCTAAGAAGTGTGAGGCCTGCAGCAAGCCTATCACAG GTTTTGGCGGAGGGAAGTACATCTCGTTTGAGGAGCGCCAGTGGCACCAGCCCTGCTTCACCTGCACAgagtgctctgtctctctggtggGGGCAGGCTTCTTCCCCAATGGAGACCAGATCCTGTGTCGCGACTGCAACACCAATAGCAATctatag